The genomic segment GTATGCAGTCACTATATTTGTAGTCATTTCATACCAAGTGGACATCCAGCTCAGAGTTTGATTGGGTTGTGGTGATAGGTGGGAGAGGATCATCCAATGCAATTGTTGAACTAGAAGCTCGTCTGTGTTTGCTgaagcatgaaaaaaacaagtgtcaAAACAGGGATCCTCCTaaaattttaattattattctcTGGTAGGTTCTGAGGAGGTTAATATCATATTTTTGTATGCTTTGAAATGTCCTTGTTTGGACTTTCCACACAACAAAGGGTTGAGGTATGCTATTGTACCTGCTGTCAAGGGGCTCTTCGTCATTAGACTTAAATGCAACAGTAGATTTCAGAAGGTCTAGTTCCTTGGATGAACTGTAAACTGTCAGAAGATACAAACATTATATTAGTAAATATAATTTCAGAGATTCTGCAGACATAATTGTTGTTACCATCTAGGTTGTCCATGCTTTGTGCTTTTTTCTTCTCCGATTCCTCCTTTTGAGTAGAAAGCAACTCCTGTGACGCTGACTTATTTGCATAGAAAGAATTCTTCTTCCTTTTGGAGGATGTTCCTCTTAAAGCTGTGAATGTCAAAATTAGGAAATATCAATTCTTTATAAGAGGTTTAGAATACGCGCTGTGATTGCAGCTTGAACTTACGGTGCAGGCGTTTAAATACAGTGCTACCCATGAATTTCAGAAACCTGTCTGCATAGAAATTGGGCCTGTGAACTGACACCGTGTCctgaaaagcaaagaaaattGAGTCTGAATCTGAATCTGTACCATGCAAGGGGTGTGTGATGGCACATACCCCATCATGTAGAAGTGATTTCCAGGAATGTTCCACCTTTTTGATGAACCTGACAATAAAAATAGGTTAGTATAACAAATCATCCACATTGAATATTGCTGTGTGTTCATGAGAACCTGTAGGACTGAAGGATATCGATGATTCCTAAAAAGATGAGCATATTTTCACCTCTATGTTTGGCTGGAATTCCACCCAAtctgaaatgaacacatttgcaAAATGAAGAGTTATTAAACGGATCATGCTCCTCAGCCTGGATATGTATACATTTTAGAAAACGGATTTACGGAATTAATTTGCTCACGTATCGTCATCTGCCACTGGTTCTGGGTCTTTCACAGTCCCCTGGATGGATTCCAGGGCAGTGGAGTAGAGAACTTTCTGTGCTTTCCTGCTGTCGCGTCTGCTTTCTCTGCTTGACGTCTTGCGGTCTAAAACATGGATCCCCAGCAGGAGGCTGTAGTCCATGATCTTGAAGCTCTCTAAAACCTAAAACACATTGTCTGTTGCCATGAATATCAACGTGACCAGTCCAGAATGTACCCAGACTTTCACCTAACGTGTCAGCAGGACTTAAAGTCATCTGCAACCTTCAGCTCTTTGCCTGCTTCCAGTtagaaaacattcatttgatttttacactcctttcaaaattatttgaatacaagtacaatgaatTAATGTATAATTTATTCACTGCCCCTTTCCAACACATGGTCAGGTCCTAATCGAAGGGATTTATGTAATCGTGTACAGGTTTGCACAGCCAAGGTTCAATCCCTCCTGGCACATCACAATGCCACAAAGAAATAGCTCTTTTGAAAACAAAGACTTCCTTGAGCTGAGAACTTTCACCTAATGCCTAATGTTCCAAATTAGCCACATtccagaggattttttttttaccattgatCCCAGTCGTTACTAATCTGCCCCTGCaaaaaattatacatttattttattattcattcagtttctgaaccgcttatttatttcattaacgCTCTAATGcactatattttattatttctatttttattgattactttatttaatgacaacaaatgtattttattacaATTTATAATTGCATTCTCTATTTTCATTAACTTTCTTCACTCGCATTTAGGAAAAATACAGAATTTAAAatcttaactctttcactgccaatgATAGACgttaaattcatttcaactagGTTGGCCCACATTGAGTGAAAATGTTTCATGttcagccaatgagtaaaatcTTGGTACAAATATTGAATAAAACTTCCATGAAAATCCCATTTGACCTCAAATTCACTGTTCATGTTTGAAAACGTTTTAATTGTTAACGTGACCTACCCGGCAGTCTCTCTGAAGGGTCTTCATTAAGGCACTGTAGGTCTCAGCGTCACAGCACAAGCCTTCATGCATATCTTGGAAATCTAAGTCTTTGAACGTGGGCGAaaactttgcatgttctttgcGAGAAGCGCGGCGTTTGTAGGAGGAGCCTTTCAGGTCGTATTTGTAGTGCATCTTCATGGCACGTGGCAGCACATTGTTCATCACCACCACACGGATGGTGACACCACCACACTGGATGCAGTACAGGCCATAAAACTTGGGGAGCAAGGTCCTCGGGTTCTGGTTCAAATTCTACAGAAAGAATATCAAATTATTTCACCTCACAGATGCAATCAAATATAATGATCCATTTGGCGAAAATGTAAATttgatcacatttttaaaaatcatcgaTACTACTATTTAACCTAGTTAAACGAATTagatgtctatcaccgtcaatgggagACAATGAATTAAAAGTTAAATGTATACTGTCTATTCACCATGTAGTAACCAGGAAGCAACTTCTGCAGAAACTCTGCTTCTTTCGGTTGCACAGTCTTGATTATGAACTCATCATCACTGGTAAGGTAGAACCAAGAACTGCTGGCTCCAGGGTTGGACAACTCGATTAAAGGCTCTTTACAGATGGAGTACTGAAATTCACAAGTATACAGTAGCCTTATCTCAACACGCTGTCGTGATCAAATAGTCAAAGCATGGGTATCAATTATGGAACCGTGGGCCAAAATTGGCCAATCAGGCGGTCAGATCCGGCTCATAAACatggagaaatatttttttttattttcacatgtACTACATTTACAAAGCAGGCAAACAACTTTATCTTTTGTCAATGTTTATACGTTAGTTTGTGCCATTGTTACAAATACGATGATTGTGTCAGGATTTCTGCTGTGTTaagtaaatattttgaaatttaaaaaatatggtacataaATATTAATAGTGGATCGACAATGATATGTTATTAAGCCACTGACGCATTGGAAAAATTCCTCAGtgctcattttcaaaataaaaataatcaataccaGCAATATTGCATTGACATTGAATCAGTAGTGTTTCCAAACTTACTAGATAGTCATCGGGTTTGATGCCAAAGAGTTCCCGAAAGTAGCGGAATGCGAGAGGTGCATATGTTTTTAGGCGAAAGTCAGGGTAATGATGTGCTGGAGTCATGTTGCTGCCAGCACTGGAAGACAAGAAAAATGGAAGCACCAACACAGTGAGGCTacgaaattaaaatgaatcacggttacaacaataacaataatacatttTGATTGAGAGGTGTTTCACATTGTTTGGAGTTGAAATAAAAGTACCTTGGTAAGAAGACACTCTCCACCACAGAGAAATCTTGCATTAGAACATCTCTGTCAGGTTTGGAACTGAGGTTTCCCACAGCATAACCAATGGCCAGCTGAATTGCTCCTTTTAAGGCAGCTTGTGTAGGCTGaagaaaaaattgaaaacaaaaaaaaacccaatattaacgatcataaataaataatttatttcgtATATGTAAATGGACTCGATGTAAATTCCTTTTGTTGTTAGCAGAAGTGGACTCATGTCATGTCATTCTAAAAATAATCACAGTAAATTTTGATGAAGTGGGTCCAGTTCAACGCAGAAATTCCCAAACTCAAATTTTGAATATATGTCATTATCATCTGCTTACCGTTTTAAAATCTTTTGGCACTTTGGCAACATATTTCGCTCTCCTCCAACTGTTGATACTGCCTCCTGACATCTTTGTAAAAGACAGAACTCGATGAAAGGGAAGTTAGAAAGATGTACACCAGTTTCCTCTTTATCATCAATGACGCCTTGATTGGATATTACCGCAAATGCATCCTCCAGGTGAAGTGCTCCTGTGGAGAAATGACGAGTCTCACAGTGAGCAATCGTCTCAGTGCAGTTTAATCTTTTAAAAGCTATGTAGTACAATTCTTCACGCTATATAGAGAGCTTGTGCAGAGTTTGCAGTCCAGCGAGAAGCTTTTTCTGTTCTGAGGGTCCCTCAATGTTTGAGTGTTGTACTCATGAATCTGCCACAAAAACCCTTGATCCGAGTTAAGAAGgattggcagaaaaaaaatcttgcttaCCCAATCCCCTTGTTTTATAACAGGTATAAGTGAATGTTTGGGCAACATAGTCATTAtctcagagggaaaaaaacaatcagaatGTGGCTACAACTAAATGAATATCATAttattgaattgatttgaaaaaataaatactggtGTATGCAATTTGCTTCTTTGGTAAAAACACTTTTACAACAAAACCATTGTAAATCCTCAAGATCATACGACATAAAAATCA from the Stigmatopora argus isolate UIUO_Sarg chromosome 16, RoL_Sarg_1.0, whole genome shotgun sequence genome contains:
- the pip5k1ba gene encoding phosphatidylinositol-4-phosphate 5-kinase, type I, beta a isoform X2 yields the protein MSGGSINSWRRAKYVAKVPKDFKTPTQAALKGAIQLAIGYAVGNLSSKPDRDVLMQDFSVVESVFLPSAGSNMTPAHHYPDFRLKTYAPLAFRYFRELFGIKPDDYLYSICKEPLIELSNPGASSSWFYLTSDDEFIIKTVQPKEAEFLQKLLPGYYMNLNQNPRTLLPKFYGLYCIQCGGVTIRVVVMNNVLPRAMKMHYKYDLKGSSYKRRASRKEHAKFSPTFKDLDFQDMHEGLCCDAETYSALMKTLQRDCRVLESFKIMDYSLLLGIHVLDRKTSSRESRRDSRKAQKVLYSTALESIQGTVKDPEPVADDDTLGGIPAKHRGENMLIFLGIIDILQSYRFIKKVEHSWKSLLHDGDTVSVHRPNFYADRFLKFMGSTVFKRLHPLRGTSSKRKKNSFYANKSASQELLSTQKEESEKKKAQSMDNLDVYSSSKELDLLKSTVAFKSNDEEPLDSSKHRRASSSTIALDDPLPPITTTQSNSELDVHLV
- the pip5k1ba gene encoding phosphatidylinositol-4-phosphate 5-kinase, type I, beta a isoform X1, whose translation is MSGGSINSWRRAKYVAKVPKDFKTPTQAALKGAIQLAIGYAVGNLSSKPDRDVLMQDFSVVESVFLPSAGSNMTPAHHYPDFRLKTYAPLAFRYFRELFGIKPDDYLYSICKEPLIELSNPGASSSWFYLTSDDEFIIKTVQPKEAEFLQKLLPGYYMNLNQNPRTLLPKFYGLYCIQCGGVTIRVVVMNNVLPRAMKMHYKYDLKGSSYKRRASRKEHAKFSPTFKDLDFQDMHEGLCCDAETYSALMKTLQRDCRVLESFKIMDYSLLLGIHVLDRKTSSRESRRDSRKAQKVLYSTALESIQGTVKDPEPVADDDTLGGIPAKHRGENMLIFLGIIDILQSYRFIKKVEHSWKSLLHDGVCAITHPLHGTDSDSDSIFFAFQDTVSVHRPNFYADRFLKFMGSTVFKRLHPLRGTSSKRKKNSFYANKSASQELLSTQKEESEKKKAQSMDNLDVYSSSKELDLLKSTVAFKSNDEEPLDSSKHRRASSSTIALDDPLPPITTTQSNSELDVHL